ttgacttaggagtcaggtgagaacacttgatcataggtcatactcatcgtttaaactcaaaatggggttaccatttttcgtttaagcatgttgatgtattcacatcttgttgagttgctttgactcatgtcttggagtaaagcttctctaagatggaataacataccttgggtggtggtgtgggtcttgctcatgtagttgaacttgtgtgggtactcaaagttgatgtagctcatcaagagttgggagcaccacttggagtttgagttcatctacctacatgggttagttcttgcaaggaagagtacttgtgtatccaaaaatcataatcatgaagctcaacatagaatttgtcaaaggatatgtttgaatggttttgtgcttccttgtcttcaaccaccattgtgtagagacttggtgatgtagagattgctcaagatgtgagtgagttgcaatctcatagaattagattcaaccaagcacctacatgggttagtcaacatgcaaggtacaaatatatccaagacataagatagtcatcataagagatatatcatggattagtcataagctcatgtcttgcatgtatccaatggagttcctactccaagttcgaagcatcaataatgttcaattcacctctcaacctgcaaaatactttctcatcaagaggtttagtaaatatatccgctaattgcttatcggtgcgaacatgcttaagatcaatgtcaccctttgcAACATggtcttgaatgaaatgatgacgaacttcaatatgcttagttcgagaatgttgtacaggattatgaccaattttgatagcactttcattgtcacaaagcaatggaacatgtttcacatagatcccataatctttaagagtttgggtcatccaaagtaattgagcacaacatgaaccagcggcaatgtattccgcttcagcggtggataaggataccgagttttgtttcttggaggaccaagacacaagagatctaccaagaaattgacaagtacccgaagtggactttctatcaaccttgtctccggcataatccgagtcggaatagccaacaagatcaaaagaagacctcttaggataccaaatgccaaaatttggtgtatgaattaagtatctcactatccttttcacggccttaagatgacattctttaggagcagcttgatatcgtgcacacatgcatacacttagcataatgtcgggacgtgaagcacataggtataacaatgaaccaatcatagagcgataaaccttttgatcaaccggttcaccatctttggtcaaatcaagatgtccactagtaggcatgggtgtaggcatacctttgcattcttgcatattgaacttcttgaataagtccttggtgtactttgtttgagagacaaatgtaccttccttagtttgcttgatttgcaaaccaagaaagaatttgagttcactcatcatagacatctcaaacttctccgacattagctttccaaacttttcactaaaaagagggttagttgatccaaatatgatgtcatcaacataaatttggcatacaaatagttctcaataacccttttagtaaaaagagtagaatcaaattttccaatttcaaaaccacttgcaataaggaacttggtcaagcatttataccatgctctaggagcttgtttaagaccataaagggctttatgaagtttgtaaacatgatttggtttcttaggattgataaagccgggaggttgtttgacataaacttcctcctctatttcaccatttagaaaagcacttttaatgtccatttggtacaaggtgatattatggtgattagcataggcaagtaagatgcgaatggactcaagtctagcaacgggagcatatgtctcaccatagtccataccttcgaattgtgtgtacccttgggcgacgagacatgctttgttgcgaaccacttgtccatcttcatcttgcttgttgcgaaacacccatttggtaccaatgatattgtggttgttgtcgggcttctcaaccaatgtccaaacttggtttctctcaaagttgtgtagctcttcatgcatagcgtttatccagtccggatcttccaatgcttcttcaaccttcataggttcaatgctagagatgaatgaatagttttcacaaaagttagctaaacgagtttttgagcgagtgattctcccgatttgaatatcattgtagatttgctcgacgggatgatctttggcaattcttgctcgaactcgtgagagcttttgcttgggtcttcgttgaacatcttcttcatcttgttcttcttcttggccttcttcattgttgacgttgttgttctcttgtcgtggtggagaaggaggttgttgatgttcatcttggtgcatTTGCTCATCTtcttcttggtgtgtcccacttgtagatgcttccgtatcaattcttggttcaccttgtcgtgacgtagaagcttccacttggacggacgaggtactctccttcacctccgttggacgaactttgccaatggacaagtcttggattgcttctgaagggtctttgtctcctacatcaattggcatttgctctacttgcgagccattagattcatcaaacttcacatctaccgtttcttcaacctttcaagtgaaattgttgtagacacggtaagtgtgagagtttgagccatatccaagtaggaaaccttcgtgagatttaggagcaaactttgaacgacgatgcttgtcaagaatgtagcactttgagccgaatactcgaaagtatccaacttggggtttgttaccggtgaggagctcgtatgccgtcttcccgagtagcttgtgaagatacaagcgatttgttgcatgacaagctgtctcaaccgcttctgcccaaaagtgctttggcgtcttgtattaatcaagcatcgttctcgccatttcgatgagcgtccggttcttcctctcaacaactccattttgttgaggtgtgtacgtagccgagaactcgtgtgaaatcccttcttcgtcaagaaaggtgcccacatttgcgttcttgaactccgttccgttgtcactccgaaccttcttgatcttcatgtcaaactgattttgggccttcctagcgaagtttttgaagatcttctggacctgcgacttgtcatcaagaaagaacacccacgtaaatcttgaaaaatcatcaactataactagaccaaaagaatttccatcgagactcttgtaggcgttgggaccaaagatatccatatgaagtagctcgagtggcctccttgtggtcatgatgttcttcacgggatgtcttcctccaacctgtttacctgcttgacaagcactgcaaagtctatccttatcaaatatgacatcgttaactccaaggatatgatttcctttaataagcttgtcaaggtttctcatgccaacgtgacctagacatctatgccacaaccaaccttttgaggatttagcaataaagcacgttttaggttgtgcctttttagagaaatcgacaatgtaaagatctcctctacgtataccggtaaagaccattttatgattgtcttgacgaaacacttggcaatctaccttagtaaataggacattcaatccgaaatcagcaagtctagatactgaaagtaagttgtagccgagggattcaacgagcatgacattttgaatggatctatcatgtgagatggccaccttaccaaggccaaccaccttaccttttgaattatcaccaaaggtgacatattttcgagggccgtcattttcagcaagctcacggaacatctcttcatctccggtcatatgatcagtacatccactatcaaggacccattcctttcctcctgacacatatccccgaagatttgccataagaccaaaatgtctcattgcatcatcaagatcgaagtcactatcatcatcctcatcatagtatccatgttcaacatgatcttgtgactcatcatttcctagagagggtaattcattagataaatgatcattaaaGTGGTTgcctttatgaattcttatagcttcggatataatatcactaatgattccaacatttcctttagcacgcatgagattggtaagctcaaatagacaatcaccaaaactaggatcactagagttcatcttactcaaggcaatagatttatggagaatttcctctagatttttcaaggaataatcgggaaatcgttcctcaagaaatttccatatagtatgggcacaattaagagtaggcaaactagcaatcaaatttttgggcaatcctctaatgatgagctcagcagttctaagattgcgaatcatgtcaatatcttcatctagggtaggatgcaaaggatcaatatgaggtgcacaagggctagcaatatacttgttcaaatgatattgattgaaaattacaagcatctcattttccactcatcaaaatactctccaccaaaaataggcactctatgtctaagactccctaaagtagacacatccatcttcctccaatggtgattaaaccaaggcaatggagaccaaagctctgataccacttgtaggaccttgaagtagatgtgtctagagggggggtgattagacacttagtgctaaagttgcagtttttaaactttttcggtttaagtgtagtttaggcacaatttcaacattcacaatacatatcaagcaagcatgcaaagagtatataggcagcggaaagtaaagcatgcaacttgcaagaatgtaaagggaagggtttggagaattcaaacgcaattggagacacgaatgtttttcccgtggttcggataggtggtgctatcctacatacacgttgatggagacttcaacccacggagggtaacggttgcgcgagtccacggagggctccacccacgaaggatccacgaagaagcaaccttgtctatcccatcatggccatcgcccacgaaggacttgcctcactagcggtagatcttcatgaagtaggcaatctccttgcccttacaaactccttggttcaactccacaatcttgtcagaggctcccaagtgacacctagccaatctaggagacaccactctccaagaagtaacaaatggtgtgttgatgatgaactccttgctcttgtgcttcaaatgatagtctccccaacactcaactctctctcacaggatttggatttggtggaaagaagatttgagtggaaagcaacttggggaaggctagagatcaagattcatatggtaggaatggaatatcttggcctcaacacatgagtaggtggttctttctcagaacatatgggttggaagtgtagatgtgttctgatggctctctccacgagtgaagaggaggtggaggggtatatatagcctccacacaaaatccaaccgttacacacaatttaccaatctcggtgggaccgaatcaacaaactcggtcggaccgaaatagtaaacctagtgaccgttagagattttcggtgggactgacatgcaactcggtaggaccgatatggttagggttagggcataacataatctcggtgagaccgattacacaaactcggtgagaccgatttggtaataagctaaccagagagttggtcaggcaaactcggtgggaccgattacacaaactcggtgagaccgattttggtaatgagtaaaCACAGTGAGTTTGCATTGTAACCTCTAGTGcacaaaatcggtgagaccgattttggcaatggacatacacagtgagattacaatcccatctcggtgagaccgagatccctatcggtagaaccgatttgctagggtttggcaatggctatgacaaatgaaactcggtggcgccggatagaaagaatcggtaggtccgagtttggctttgggtttaggtcatatgtggaagtgggaaagtagctgaggattttggagcatatcattaagcacatgaagcaagaggctcattaagcaacacctcatccctccttgatagtattggcttttcctatggactcaatgtgatcttggatcactaaaatgtaaaatgaagagtcttgagcttgaagctttagccaatcctttgtccttagcttcttgaaggagttcccacaacctttagtccatgccactccattgctgaacttatttgaaacatactagatagaaacgttagtccaacaagagatatgttgacattaattaccaaaaccacctggggagcacttgtgctttcagatttggatgcaccggcgaagtttgcaccaactctcaaggtgagaaagggcaatgcacgataccgaagaggatagaaaattgcggaaaggtaagtgtgcgtatgatccatggactcacattagtcataaagaactcatatacttattgcaaaaatttattagccctcgaagcaaagtactactacgcatgctcctaggggaagggttggtaggagttaaccatcgcgcgatcccgaccgccACACaaaggatgatgatacgtctccaacgtatctataatttttgattgctccatgctatattatctactgttttggactatattgggctttattttccacttttatattatttttcggactaacctattaaccggaggcccagcccagaattgctgttttttgcctatttcagagttttgaagaaacggaatatcaaacggagtccaaacggaatggaaccttcgggaacgtgattttctcaccgaatatgatacaggagacttggaccgtacatCAAGAAAGAaaggaggtgggcacgaggtaggggggcgcgccatcccccccaggcgcgccctccacccttgtgggccccaccttgctccaccgacgtacttcttcctcctatatatacctacgtaccccaaaaagatcagatacggagccaaaaacctaattccaccgccgcaaccttctgtacccacgagatcccatcttggggcctgttccggagctccgccggaaggggaatccaccgcaaagggcttctacatcatcaccgtagcccctccgatgaagtgtgagtagtttacttcagactgtcgggtccatagttattagctagatggcttcttctctctttttggatctcaatacaatgttctccccctctcgcgtggagatctattcgatgtaatcttctttttgcggtgtgtttgttgagaccgatgaattatgggtttatgatcaagattatctatgaacaatatttgaatcttctatgaattcttttatgtatgattggttatctttgcaagtcttttcgaattatcagtttggtttggcctactagattggtttttcttgcaatgggagaagtgcttagcattgggttcaatcttgcggtgtccttttctagtgacagtaggggcagcaaggcacgtattgtattgttgccatcgaggataacaagatagggtttttatcatattgcacgaatttatccctctacatcatgtcatcttgcttaagacgttactctgttttcttgaatttaatattctagatgcatgctagatagcggtcgatgagtggagtaatagcagtagtgtAATCACAACCTTTGGTGCTCTCTGCAGGTTGCAAGGTTTTTGATGAAGACCGTTGCTCAGGTGGCCACTGGGAAGCAACCTGTCGGCACCATAGCTTACATGGGCAACATACAACACTTGATGCAATGCAAAAGCGCTGTAAATACAGGTATGCAGCTAGCTAGATCTTCAAGCAGACTCGTTATTATAACATAACTTCTGCAACTGTATGAGATGTTTTTGTCTGGAGCTACTTTTCGGTGAAGCGATTGAGCTTGTGACTGATCGTGGTACTTATTCATGTATCAATGATTCTCCACAGCTGAAGACTGGCTCAATCCTGCTGCCATAAAGGAGGTGTTTGAAGCTAGGGCCCTGAGGATGGCGGTGAACTGTGCCCAGAACATCAGCAAGGCGCCAAGCCAAGAAGAAGGTTGGTGTTGCACATAGTCAGTAATTGAAAACATCAAAACATGGTTGCTGTTGTAGCATCTCTTGGTGAATTACTAGGTGCAGTCAGTGACATGGATGGTCTGGTGCCTTGCAGGTTTCTCCGAGCTGTCCCCCGACTTGCTTGAGGCTGCTGTGGCTCACGTCCAGCTGATCATTGTGACCAAGTGAGTTGTTGGCTGGGGTTGCTGTATATCCATTTTCCGGGATAACCCAATCATTCAGTTCATTCCTCTGATGCCTCCCCCTATGTGTCGTAGGTTCATCGAGAAGCTGCAGGAGGACATCCCTGGCCCCGGGGTGAAGGAGCAGCTGCAGAACCTGTGCAGCATCTACGCGCTCCACCTGCTCCACAAGCACCTGGGCGACTTCCTGTCGACGGGGTGCGTCACAGCCAGGCAGGGCGCGCTGGCCAACGAGCTGCTCGGGAAGCTGTACGCGCAGGTAAGAATCAAGGCCAATCGATCAATCGTATGACAGACAGACACAGTCGACGAAGCTTTTGCCTTTCCATGGACTGAACTGAACTGGATGTTGTGCAGGTGCGGCCTAACGCGGTGGCGCTGGTGGACGCGTTCGACTACACGGACCACTACCTGGGGTCGGTGCTGGGGCGGTACGACGGGGACGTGTACCCGGCGCTGTACGAGGAGGCGTGGAAGGACCCGCTGAACGAGACGGTGGTTCCCGACGGGTACCAGGAGCACCTCCGGCCGCTGCTCAAGcagcagctcaagctctccaggctATGATACGCGTTGGACTGTGGATGTGAAGCAGTAATAATTATCACAAGGAAAGAGGCGATTGGTTATTGTTGAATTGGCAAGGCCGGCAAGAGGGACACACAGACAGACGCTGTTGTTAGTAGAAATAAAAGGATCGTGCTCCCTCCTGGGTAATTAGTACGGTTGCTGTGGTTGTCATTTTGGTTAATGCATGTTTAGCCGGTGCCAGTATTATTGAGATACTTATCAGTAGCAAGTGTGTGGATGGATTCTTTTCTAGAATGTACAAGGAGGAAAATGGGGAGAATAATGGATGAAATGGTTTATCTTAAATTTCCTTGTTTTTTTCTATCTAGGTGCATTCATGttgctctttttttatttttttagtactAGCAAAAGGACCTGTGCGATGCACCGGGAGGAAAAACAATCATAATGTTCAATGGCAATGACCATATTTTCTTTATATCTCATCGTatgattttgaaaatttgttcacaaatgcaAGAGaatgtttctttttttctttctaaattTAATCACAAATTGAAGCaatgttcaaatttttcaaaaaaatatcgTGGTTGTCAAAAAACTTGATAATTCAAAGAATTATTCTGAATTTCAAGAAACGTTTTTTAAAAACATACTATAATATTCCGATCCACCACGGCAGTTAATTCTTCAAAATTCATGCGGGTATATAGTCACAAAGACTCATAAGCATTACTATTTAACTACAAACCTTTgatcattcatgaacatttttaaaaattgtgaatattttttactATTTACAAAGAtttttttaaaaattgtgaacTTTTTTTGTATTGCGAAGGATTTTTAAACATTTTCTTTTGAATCGGCGAACAATTATAGAATAgatgaatatttttttcaaaattggtggattttttaattcatgaacattttttgaaatgcaagaACATTTTCTGAATCAGCAATTTGTTTTGAATCGATAAACACTTTTGCAATTGACGGACTATTTTAAACAATTTAGGAAAAAAATTTAaatggatgaacattttttgaattagcaAAAATTTTGTTCAGTTTCTTTAATAATTTTTAACACATGGATTTACTTTTCAAAATCATGCACTTTTTgattttatgaacttttttcataaTTGCGAACATTTTTAGaataaatcccgaacattttttgaattcacaaatttTTTAAGTTTTCTTGAACATTATATTTCAAAGTTCTCGGTTTTTATGAATTTCAAAAGTTTTTTGAATTCAAATTATTTAAAGTAGATAAAAACggaatagaaaaataaaaataaaaaatgtaaCTAAAAAATGGGTGCGTTGTGTCTTCTCCGGCGCGCAGAGTGCATTATAGTAGGTCCCTATGCTTGGGCTGCCCCAGGCAGGGGATTCACTGCAAAACGTTTTTTGTCACTTATAGTTGGCATTGAtgggtaatattttgcaactttgGAAGCAATTTTAATGACATATCGTCAAAAGCAATAACccctttattattactagcaaaaaaGGTCGTGCGTTGCAACGCAAGAAAAAAAATACACTCCTCTAACCTGGCCAAGAAGGAAGGAGGATGAACCTTGGGCCGCCGAAGACGCGTCGGCGAAGCCCTGCCCAAAACCCTAGCCACGGGGGTGGAGTTCCGAGCGGGCGGTAGAGGACGGGAGCGCAGAATCTGgccggaggggagggaggcgcggaCTGTGGGGAGCTCGGGGGCGTGCTGCgcagcgccggagctcgccggaagtggCCTGCGTGGGTGGTGGTGACGGCAATGACTGCGTGGGTGAGAGGGAGAGGAGGCAAA
This portion of the Triticum dicoccoides isolate Atlit2015 ecotype Zavitan chromosome 7A, WEW_v2.0, whole genome shotgun sequence genome encodes:
- the LOC119329858 gene encoding peroxisomal acyl-coenzyme A oxidase 1-like, with the protein product MQDAIEECRKLCGGHGYLNSSGLPELFAVYVPACTYEGDNVVLLLQVARFLMKTVAQVATGKQPVGTIAYMGNIQHLMQCKSAVNTAEDWLNPAAIKEVFEARALRMAVNCAQNISKAPSQEEGFSELSPDLLEAAVAHVQLIIVTKFIEKLQEDIPGPGVKEQLQNLCSIYALHLLHKHLGDFLSTGCVTARQGALANELLGKLYAQVRPNAVALVDAFDYTDHYLGSVLGRYDGDVYPALYEEAWKDPLNETVVPDGYQEHLRPLLKQQLKLSRL